One window of Acidobacteriota bacterium genomic DNA carries:
- a CDS encoding SDR family oxidoreductase — MNIRDKVILVTGGANGIGRGLCERFHREGAKTVVVTDIDLDEAEAVAERVGGAAYRMDVADEAQVRNVIGDVLEKFGHIDLVCSNAGIGGDEGCLEVSNESWQRIHEINVMSHVYIARAVFPSMIERGGGAFMITASAAGLLTLPTAAPYAVTKHAAVALAEYFSFAYREQEIEVFCLCPQGVKTDLIATKEGEPESFLMPEAIEVEDCAEAVVRGLESGNFLILPHPEVAGYIVNKATDYDRWLGHVSKMRRGIFAAREG; from the coding sequence ATGAATATCAGGGACAAAGTCATTCTCGTCACCGGCGGAGCCAACGGCATCGGTCGCGGCTTGTGCGAACGCTTTCATCGCGAAGGCGCGAAGACGGTCGTCGTCACGGACATCGATCTTGATGAAGCTGAAGCGGTTGCCGAACGCGTCGGCGGCGCGGCGTATCGGATGGATGTCGCGGATGAAGCTCAGGTCAGGAATGTAATCGGCGATGTGCTGGAAAAGTTCGGACACATCGACCTTGTATGTTCAAACGCCGGAATCGGCGGTGACGAGGGCTGTCTTGAGGTCTCAAATGAGAGCTGGCAAAGGATTCACGAGATCAACGTGATGTCGCACGTTTACATCGCGCGGGCCGTTTTTCCGTCGATGATCGAACGCGGCGGCGGGGCGTTTATGATCACGGCATCGGCCGCCGGTTTGCTGACGTTGCCGACGGCCGCGCCATACGCGGTGACGAAACACGCCGCAGTCGCGCTCGCCGAGTATTTTTCGTTTGCATATCGCGAACAGGAAATCGAGGTCTTTTGTCTTTGCCCGCAAGGAGTGAAAACCGACCTCATCGCGACCAAAGAAGGCGAACCGGAGAGCTTTTTGATGCCCGAAGCGATCGAGGTCGAAGATTGCGCCGAGGCCGTCGTCCGCGGATTGGAGAGCGGAAACTTCCTGATCCTGCCGCATCCGGAAGTTGCCGGTTACATCGTCAACAAGGCGACAGATTACGATCGCTGGCTCGGACACGTCAGCAAGATGCGGCGCGGGATCTTCGCCGCGCGCGAGGGTTGA